A single Eulemur rufifrons isolate Redbay chromosome 9, OSU_ERuf_1, whole genome shotgun sequence DNA region contains:
- the SLC35B1 gene encoding solute carrier family 35 member B1 isoform X1: MRPLPPVGDVRLELSPPPPLPLPAVSGSPVSSSGRLMASSSSLVPDRLRLPLCFLGVFVCYFYYGILQEKITRGKYGEGAKQETFTFALTLVFIQCVINAVFAKILIQFFDTARVDRTRSWLYAACSVSYVGAMVSSNSALQFVNYPTQVLGKSCKPIPVMLLGVTLLRKKYPLAKYLCVLLIVAGVALFMYKPKKVVGMEERTVGYGELLLLLSLTLDGLTGVSQDHMRAHYQTGSNHMMLNVNLWSTLLLGAGILFTGEFWEFLSFAERYPSIIYNILLFGLTSALGQNFIFMTVVYFGPLTCSIITTTRKFFTILASVILFANPISSMQWVGTVLVFLGLGLDAKFGKGAKKTSH; encoded by the exons ATGAGGCCCCTGCCGCCGGTCGGCGATGTCCGGCTGGAGCTGTCTCctccgccgccgctgccgctgccggcTGTGAGCGGGTCTCCAGTCAGCTCGTCCGGTCGTCTCATGGCCTCTAGCAGCTCCCTGGTGCCCGACCGGCTGCGCCTGCCACTCTGCTTCCTGGGCGTCTTTGTCTGCTATTTCTACTATGGGATCCTGCAGGAAAAGAT AACAAGAGGAAAGTATGGAGAGGGAGCCAAGCAGGAGACGTTCACTTTTGCCTTAACTTTGGTCTTTATCCAATGTGTGATCAATGCTGTGTTTGCCAAGATCT TGATCCAGTTTTTTGACACTGCCAGGGTGGATCGAACTCGGAGCTGGCTCTATGCTGCCTGTTCTGTCTCCTATGTGGGTGCCATGGTCTCCAGCAACTCAGCACTACAGTTTGTCAACTACCCAACTCAG GTCCTCGGTAAATCCTGCAAGCCAATCCCAG TCATGCTCCTTGGGGTGACCCTCTTGAGGAAGAAATACCCACTGGCCAAGTACTTGTGTGTGTTGCTAATTGTGGCTGGAGTGGCCCTTTTCATGTACAAACCCAAGAAAGTAGTTGGGATGGAAGAACGCACAGTCGGCTATGGAGAGCTACTCCTG CTGTTGTCTCTGACCCTGGATGGACTAACAGGTGTTTCCCAGGACCACATGCGGGCTCATTACCAAACAGGCTCCAACCACATGATGTTGAACGTCAACCTTTGGTCAACATTGCTGCTGGGCGCCG GGATCCTATTCACTGGGGAGTTCTGGGAGTTCTTGAGCTTTGCTGAGCGGTACCCTTCCATCATCTATAACATCCTGCTCTTCGGCCTGACTAGTGCCCTGGGTCAG aACTTCATCTTCATGACAGTTGTTTATTTCGGTCCCCTGACCTGCTCCATCATCACCACAACTCGAAAGTTCTTCACCATCTTGGCCTCTGTGATCCTCTTCGCCAACCCCATCAGCTCCATGCAGTGGGTGGGCACTGTGCTTGTGTTCCTGG GTCTTGGTCTTGATGCCAAGTTTGGGAAAGGAGCCAAGAAGACATCCCactag
- the SLC35B1 gene encoding solute carrier family 35 member B1 isoform X2, with product MCDQCCVCQDLVDRTRSWLYAACSVSYVGAMVSSNSALQFVNYPTQVLGKSCKPIPVMLLGVTLLRKKYPLAKYLCVLLIVAGVALFMYKPKKVVGMEERTVGYGELLLLLSLTLDGLTGVSQDHMRAHYQTGSNHMMLNVNLWSTLLLGAGILFTGEFWEFLSFAERYPSIIYNILLFGLTSALGQNFIFMTVVYFGPLTCSIITTTRKFFTILASVILFANPISSMQWVGTVLVFLGLGLDAKFGKGAKKTSH from the exons ATGTGTGATCAATGCTGTGTTTGCCAAGATCT GGTGGATCGAACTCGGAGCTGGCTCTATGCTGCCTGTTCTGTCTCCTATGTGGGTGCCATGGTCTCCAGCAACTCAGCACTACAGTTTGTCAACTACCCAACTCAG GTCCTCGGTAAATCCTGCAAGCCAATCCCAG TCATGCTCCTTGGGGTGACCCTCTTGAGGAAGAAATACCCACTGGCCAAGTACTTGTGTGTGTTGCTAATTGTGGCTGGAGTGGCCCTTTTCATGTACAAACCCAAGAAAGTAGTTGGGATGGAAGAACGCACAGTCGGCTATGGAGAGCTACTCCTG CTGTTGTCTCTGACCCTGGATGGACTAACAGGTGTTTCCCAGGACCACATGCGGGCTCATTACCAAACAGGCTCCAACCACATGATGTTGAACGTCAACCTTTGGTCAACATTGCTGCTGGGCGCCG GGATCCTATTCACTGGGGAGTTCTGGGAGTTCTTGAGCTTTGCTGAGCGGTACCCTTCCATCATCTATAACATCCTGCTCTTCGGCCTGACTAGTGCCCTGGGTCAG aACTTCATCTTCATGACAGTTGTTTATTTCGGTCCCCTGACCTGCTCCATCATCACCACAACTCGAAAGTTCTTCACCATCTTGGCCTCTGTGATCCTCTTCGCCAACCCCATCAGCTCCATGCAGTGGGTGGGCACTGTGCTTGTGTTCCTGG GTCTTGGTCTTGATGCCAAGTTTGGGAAAGGAGCCAAGAAGACATCCCactag